From the genome of Miscanthus floridulus cultivar M001 chromosome 10, ASM1932011v1, whole genome shotgun sequence, one region includes:
- the LOC136486554 gene encoding uncharacterized protein, with protein sequence MAPVRSTTSENGSPTPSPHAYGFDYSPLFLSTMDRSGHQQSSSIVTRRTDTELVQNDPPLHRGRIIHPQGFSYTETIPTSSASHHSRSEHNSPYAPELPEACSNKTIGKDTTSALKWPILDDLPMFKFPGKRLTKKPSKFYSPFKHGILSRPPPNLQFSLRMHAFLCADDSPLKRKTLMHFGTESLTGRDITLSFGIGKFIDPVFMDAFVKCIAEDDFNVRPECHGFRIFLQPLVSDILKSDSFSIHKTQPQCSQEIVLETIKRCLPTTDLQKAKMIFLPVSHLSHWSVYCINLGQSRVDVLDSMNYTSNNEVTWDTYHSPMGQILMERLCAALSLAAPRKFPQFANWRRVPIRVPFQNNICDSGIFSMKFIEFYDGEGHGSLQTTIDPDRSKEMRAEMLQYLAFHTANKVHAPPELLQFRIGEFHPSFHPLFY encoded by the exons ATGGCTCCAGTTCGAAGCACCACCTCGGAAAACGGCAGCCCAACACCTTCTCCACACG CCTATGGGTTCGATTATTCCCCACTTTTTCTGTCAACAATGGACCGATCAGGCCATCAACAATCATCGTCTATTGTGACCAGGCGTACAGAT ACTGAGTTGGTACAAAATGATCCTCCTTTACATAGAGGCCGAATTATTCAT ccACAAGGCTTCTCTTATACTGAAACTATTCCTACTTCATCTGCCTCCCACCATTCCCGTTCTGAGCATAACTCTCCTTATGCTCCTGAACTTCCTGAAGCATGCAGTAACAAAACAATCGGAAAAGACACCACTTCTGCATTAAAGTGGCCGATTCTAGATGATCTGCCTATGTTCAAGTTTCCTGGAAAGAGACTAACCAAGAAGCCATCCAAATTTTATTCACCCTTCAAGCATGGCATTTTGTCTCGTCCTCCACCCAATTTACAGTTTTCTTTGCGTATGCATGCCTTCCTTTGTGCAGATGACTCTCCATTGAAAAG GAAAACTTTGATGCACTTTGGGACAGAGTCATTGACTGGCCGAGATATTACACTTTCCTTTGGTATTGGGAAATTCATAGACCCTGTGTTCATGGATGCATTTGTCAAATGCATAGCTGAAGATGACTTTAATGTTCGTCCTGAATGCCATGGGTTCAGAATATTCCTACAACCTCTTGTCTCG GATATTCTTAAGTCAGACTCCTTCAGTATTCACAAAACTCAGCCTCAGTGCAGCCAGGAAATTGTACTAGAAACTATCAAGCGATGCCTCCCCACGACTGACTTACAAAAGGCAAAGATG ATATTTCTTCCGGTTTCTCATCTTAGTCACTGGTCTGTATATTGTATCAATCTTGGCCAATCCCGTGTCGATGTCCTAGACTCAATGAACTATACTTCTAACAATGAGGTCACATGGGATACATATCATTCACCTATGGGCCAAATACTCATGGAACGCCTTTGTGCTGCACTATCTTTAGCTGCACCCCGCAAATTCCCCCAATTTGCAAACTGGAGACGTGTACCAATTCGGGTTCCATTTCAAAATAATATATGCGACTCTGGCATATTCTCCATGAAGTTTATTGAGTTCTATGACGGTGAGGGCCATGGTTCTCTGCAAACTACTATAGATCCG GATCGATCAAAGGAGATGAGGGCAGAAATGCTACAATATCTAGCCTTTCATACTGCCAACAAAGTCCATGCTCCTCCTGAGCTTCTTCAATTCCGTATTGGAGAGTTCCATCCTTCTTTCCATCCTCTCTTTTATTAG